Sequence from the Methanofastidiosum sp. genome:
TTTAAATTTAGGGCCAATTATTTGATAAAAAAACAACATATAGATATAAGAAATAATTCCAATTACGGCAAAAAGAAGTACCCATACTCCAAGTATGGGGTATTGAATAATATCTCTTCCCGCAACTAAAGCATGCCAAGTTGCCAATATAAGAACAACTCCCATAAACTTGTGACTTAAGTGCCAGATCTTGTATGGCAATTTTATTACAAGTGTAAAAAATAAAAGAACAAGCAATAAGTAAAAGGATAAAATACCATAAGTAAAGGCAATATTCAATCCAGGCACAAGGTACAAAGCAATGAAATCCCAATTGGGGAATATCCTAATAATTAAAAAAAGGGGGTGCATCAGTATCACGATTAAAGTGATCTGGCCAATCAGGTGATGGGCTTTGTATACCTTATCAAGACCGCCGAATATTGATTCTAATGAGTGTAATCTTAGTGATAAGAAAATTGTTAAGGAGAGGAGACAAATTCCAATTAATGCAGATGATTTAGCAATGAAAAGATATAACTCAAAAAATCCTCCGATTCTATTATAAAACCAAATTAAAAAAGTAATTAATCCAATGATAAACGCAATTCCAAGGCTTTTATAACCAAATTGAGTTCTATTGATTTTATCAAGTAATCCCAAAGGCAATATTTTTTTTATTTTGAATCTAGACTTCTTTTTATTCATGATAACACCTATAGAATTGCTATATTTTTTCTTAGGTAAGTTAATATAAAACTAACGTAAAACTAAGAGATTCTATAAAAATCCAAGCATTACTAATTTAAACAAAATTGATAGGATTTGACATATGCACTATCACATAATACTAACAACTAAATGCAATTCACAGTGCAAATACTGCTATGAGAAATCAATGAATGATTTTGATATAGATATTGAACAGAAAGTCGATCTTGATTTGTCCTCACCGGAATCTAGTAAAGTTAATGTAAAAGATCTAAAAAAATTTATTGGCAAAGATAAAAATCCCGTAATCATCTTTTATGGTGGGGAGCCCCTTCTTCAAATTAATAAAATCAAAGAAATAATGGACAATATTGATGTGCCTTATAGAATGCAGACTAATGGAAAGCTATTGGATAAAATTCAAAGAGAATACCTAAACAGACTTGACAAGATTTTAGTATCTATTGATGGCGACCAAAAGATTACAGACGATAATAGAGGTAAAGGGACATATAATCTAATACTAAAAAATATTTCACTAATAAAAGAAAATGGATATGCAGGAGAGATTGTTGCAAGAATGACTTTGAGCATGGAATCACCCGATATATACGAAAAAGTATTACATCTGATAAATATCGGATTTTCATCAATTCACTGGCAGATTGATGCTGGGTTTTATGCGTTTGACTACGATAAGGAAAAATTTAGCCTATTTGTAGAAGAATACAATATTTCAATTACAAAATTAATTGATTACTGGATAGAGTGTATGAAAAATAAAAAAGTATTGAAACTTTATCCATTTGTTGGAATAGTCAACAGTCTATTAAAAGATGAAAAAACTTCACTTAGATGTGGGGCTGGACATAGCGGTTATGCGATACGTACCGATGGAAAAATAATGGCGTGCCCAATTATGACTTGGATTAAAGATTTTGTCTCAGGAGATTTAGATTCTGATCCTAAAGATCTCGCACAATTTGGAATGTCTGAAAGATGCGCTAGTTGTGATATTAAAGATATCTGTGGCGGGAGATGCCTTTACTGGAACTATTTGAAATTATGGCCAGAGGAAGGGAATCAATTAATTTGTAAGACTATCGAACACCTAGTAAGTGAATTAAAAAATAGAATGCCTGAAATAAAGGATCTAATTAAAAATGGCCAAATAAATTATATTGACTTCGAATATGAAAAATATTTTGGTCCTGAAATAATACCATAATACTCCTTATTTTTTTAAAAAATTAAAAATAATTTTCCGAAAACTACTTAAATGCCATAATATAATAGTAGTTGGAGATTTTTATGGACATAGCAATTTTGTTAATACTTGGAGTTGTAGTTGTTATAGCACTTGTTCTTATAGGAATATTTGTTGGCATCTACAACAGATTTTTTGCATTGAAGAATTCTGCTGAAGCAACTTTGGGGCAGATAAGAGTTGCACTAAAAAAGCGTCTTGATATGATTGACCAGTTATTGGGAGCTGTCAAGAGTTATGCAAAGTTTGAGAAAGAAACTTTGGAGAATATAACAAAGTATCGTGCAAGCATTGGGAATGCTTCTCCCGAAGCAATAAGTGAAATTGACCGTCAAAGTGCAGGCATACTTGGAAGATTGATTGCTGTAGCAGAAAACTATCCAGACCTTAAGACTTCAACTACAGTGACCAATTTAATGGAATCTGTGAAGACTGTGGAAGATGAAATTGCAAGGCAGAGGTATACTTACAACAACATAGCCCAGCAATTCAACACCATGCTTGATACTATACCTTCAAACATTGTTGGAAGAATAATAGGGCTCATAAAACTTGAATACCTTAAATTTGAAGAGGCCATTGAAACAAGACCAAAAATTGAGTTTTAGAAGATGAAAATATGGCAGAGACAAAACAAATTACGGTATTAGTGCTAGTTACGCTATTGATAGGTGCAACAGCACTATTACTACTGCCTAAAGGCCCAATCATTTTTGAGGGTGACCTTGTAGTAGATAACTACGAGGTCACTTTTCTTTCAGATGGCACCCTAATTGAAAGGTATACTTACGATGTAAAGAATTCTGGCCAGTACAGGATGCTTTTTAGATATTGGGATGATTTTCTCTCGTTTGAAGAATATGGAAGGCCATATATCGAATTTGTGGGAGTAGAATACCCAACAGGAACTATTGGTTATGCTAAAGACTATAAAGGAGATGTAATAGTATACGGAGACCAATCATATAGCTACACGATAGAGTCTCTTGCATATACAAATGAAGTTGGCGCATACAATCCTTCCTATTACAACAAAGGCAAATATACCCTAGAATACAGATATATCCTACACCCCCCAATTCAATACGATAGTGAAGTAAGTCATTTGAATCTAAAGCTGCAGAGGGAACATATCCCAATAAAGAAATTCAAAATTACTTTACCCAAAGAATACATAGTAAAAGTCTACCCACACCCTCCAAATCTAAGTGTAACGGAAGATCAGTCTAATATTTTTATAACTGGATCATCCCCCGAAAATGAACTTCTGGAAGTTGAACTCTTACTAAAACCTGAATTTGTTAACGTGATAAATGGTTTTCCAGAAGAAATAAGTGGGGTTAGGCAGAAAACAGAAATGGCTAATCTACTATATACTGTACCTTATTATGCTGCAAAGACTCTTTATGTTATAACAAGCCTACTATTGGTATTGGTACCATTCATATTTTTGTATATATACTATAGGCATGGAAAAGAAAAGAGTTTTACAGTTCCAGAGTTTTTGAGCTTTGTACCCAATAATAAAATGAAGCCTTGGGTGGTCAATCTTCTGTTTAAAGGTGAGGCCAATACTTTTGATATGAATGCTTTCTACGCAACTCTTTTAGACCTTCATAAAAGGAATAAGATCGAAATTAAAGAAAAAGAGAATCCAAAATATATTACAATAAAACTCAAAGATAAAACTGACCTTGACCACTTCGAAACAAAAGTAATAGAATTCATTGAAAGAGTGGGAACTGACGGGATAGTTGATACTGAAAATATAAATTCTCTAGCCAAGAGTGCAAGAAGGAATGCTATGAACCAGATGACTATGCTTAGTTATCAGTCATCTCTAAATAGTATTACCAATGTCAAATCAACTGATAGAATGATTATCAAGAACTATATAGTTGAAGGTAGAACTAGGCCCCTCCCCGTATTACTTTTTGGAATACTATTTGCAGTAATTTCCATTATTATGC
This genomic interval carries:
- a CDS encoding TIGR04084 family radical SAM/SPASM domain-containing protein → MHYHIILTTKCNSQCKYCYEKSMNDFDIDIEQKVDLDLSSPESSKVNVKDLKKFIGKDKNPVIIFYGGEPLLQINKIKEIMDNIDVPYRMQTNGKLLDKIQREYLNRLDKILVSIDGDQKITDDNRGKGTYNLILKNISLIKENGYAGEIVARMTLSMESPDIYEKVLHLINIGFSSIHWQIDAGFYAFDYDKEKFSLFVEEYNISITKLIDYWIECMKNKKVLKLYPFVGIVNSLLKDEKTSLRCGAGHSGYAIRTDGKIMACPIMTWIKDFVSGDLDSDPKDLAQFGMSERCASCDIKDICGGRCLYWNYLKLWPEEGNQLICKTIEHLVSELKNRMPEIKDLIKNGQINYIDFEYEKYFGPEIIP
- a CDS encoding LemA family protein; amino-acid sequence: MDIAILLILGVVVVIALVLIGIFVGIYNRFFALKNSAEATLGQIRVALKKRLDMIDQLLGAVKSYAKFEKETLENITKYRASIGNASPEAISEIDRQSAGILGRLIAVAENYPDLKTSTTVTNLMESVKTVEDEIARQRYTYNNIAQQFNTMLDTIPSNIVGRIIGLIKLEYLKFEEAIETRPKIEF
- a CDS encoding DUF2207 domain-containing protein, translating into MAETKQITVLVLVTLLIGATALLLLPKGPIIFEGDLVVDNYEVTFLSDGTLIERYTYDVKNSGQYRMLFRYWDDFLSFEEYGRPYIEFVGVEYPTGTIGYAKDYKGDVIVYGDQSYSYTIESLAYTNEVGAYNPSYYNKGKYTLEYRYILHPPIQYDSEVSHLNLKLQREHIPIKKFKITLPKEYIVKVYPHPPNLSVTEDQSNIFITGSSPENELLEVELLLKPEFVNVINGFPEEISGVRQKTEMANLLYTVPYYAAKTLYVITSLLLVLVPFIFLYIYYRHGKEKSFTVPEFLSFVPNNKMKPWVVNLLFKGEANTFDMNAFYATLLDLHKRNKIEIKEKENPKYITIKLKDKTDLDHFETKVIEFIERVGTDGIVDTENINSLAKSARRNAMNQMTMLSYQSSLNSITNVKSTDRMIIKNYIVEGRTRPLPVLLFGILFAVISIIMLIFIPFATNASSSLIASVVIVIQSIIAMAFPTTLFGIWKNDSYKEKLEWDAFTKFLSDLALMRKYSPADILMWGEWLVYGTALGVGDKVEAAMKALNVNIQETNVVPYHAINRSFIPISSYTPPSSGGGGSGGFGGGGGFGGGGGFGGGGVGGR